AATTCACGTGGGAGATCTAACGGGAGGCTATTTCCATCAGGCGCCAACCCATCTCCCAGGTTGTTTTCCAGGGCTTGGTCTACCACATTCGAACTGTTGTCGGCAATGCTACTGTTTGCCCAGCCAATATGCGTGATCTTGTTTCCGGACGTATCTCCAACTTTGAGATGATGGGCAGCCTTGTTGTTTTCGAGTCCCATCAACCGAACAAAGCCATCACTCCACCCAACAGCAAGGAATTGGCCTGAAGAATATGTAAGTAATATTTTGGACATAGCGGCTTTTCTCACTAACCATCAGATCTCCAAGTCACTGCTTGGGCGTCCGGCGCTTTTTGACCTGGTGCACCAACTTGGTGAATCTTGGAGACGACTTGCCCAGGAGGCCTGTACACGAGGAGATTTCTGTCTGCTACATCCCAAGTTGCGGAGAGATCGAGGGTTGGACAGCTCACAGGGTAACCATCAGGTGCCCTATCTTGAAGCTCTGTCACGCTGAAGAGCGATAGCTGATTTTGCTGCACCATATCCCTCTATTCTTGACGCAGCACACGGATACCTTCTCAAACCAAGAGGATCATCACCATACGCTATGAATTTGGGGCTTTTGTGGTGGGCGAGAGTGGTGCTGATGTGTAAGTTGCTACTATGTGGAAGATGAAATAGTCCAAGAGAAGGAATTAGTGATAGCACCGTGTGTCTGAAACTAATTCGCACCATGCACCTGGGCGCGCAGTTCCCGTCTTCAGAAAGTGATGGCATCGGTAGCCTGAGCCCATTTATCTTTGTTTTTATTACATCTCTGTTGTTATCaataaatatttcttttgGGGATTTTAAAGAGCAGGCTCCTGATAATTTAACCCAAACACATAAACATCAATTGTCGTTGCGCCATTAGGTTCTAGACTGCCAAGACACTGCTACTAATGTCTATTCCCAGCTCTACTCAAATACATATATCCCTTTCCTTTTATGGAGTAAATTTGCCCAGAAGGTTGTTACGAAATCGGAAGAATTTTGAGACCCTTCTATTCTACCAAGAAGTTGTCTGCATGAGACTTGATTTCTTTGGAGAATGTCacctcctcatcctcctccagAAGAGACGCGGTGTTGACCTTTGAAATGGTTAGCAAGATCGTAACAAGCATTCGGTATGGGGACttacatcaacatcaatgtATGGTGTACTCCTGTTGAATCGGACAGTCATTGGAAAGAAATCGTTCTCATCGCCTGACTCTGCCTCGAATTCAAACGAACCGTTAGGGTTCTCGTCATCTACGTTACCAATGGACCACTCAATTGCGTCCCCGGAAACATCGTAAGTAGCGTCAAAGCTAGAAACAACAGGCTCGCTGCCCGCATAAGGAATGACGACGCTGACATCGTTCAAAGCGTCACCGCCTGTCAATTCGTATTCAACTGTGATGTTGTACTTGTCCCCATCTTTGTTAATCCAGACGGTGAATGTAATCGGGCATGCGCTGGGATCGTCGACCTTGGGAGAAGCTCTCCATCGTAGAACACCGACGGCATTGTTGACTGGGAACCCGCGAGCAGTGTTGCTCATCTGGATGATCTTGGAGCCGTTGAACAGATTTCGGTCAACATTAGGATGAGTGCGAAACTGGACTCCGTGAGACGCAACAGCTTGGAGACCAAGCCTGATCTTTGTCAAGCTGGGGTCCGAGATTCTCAGAACGAGGTCACCGCTGACAGCTAGTGAGTTAACAGCGCCCTCTCGAGATAGCTTGGCCGAAATGGTCTCTGAAATGGCGACGTGGATGGCATCACGGTCGAAGGTCGACGAGACACGGGGCTCTGGTGTTTCAGCTTGCTGTTGAGGTGCGGGTGTAACAAGAGGCGAATTGTCGATCTCGCTACCCATATCACCTCTGACTCGCTCAAACATATCGGTCGTCTTGGACTTCTTGCCCAATTGCATACCTTTGGCTTTGGGGGCCAGgggcctcgaagatgtcaGTTGCTTGCAATCTAATAGAAAACTGACGATACTTACTTGCCGAAGGACTTattcttctcagcctcgtATGAGTCGTATGTGCTGGTATTCGATTGCGAAGGAGGGTTGTATGAGGGATAAGAAGGGCTTCGGGGCATGCCACCACTGCTGCCCATACCGCCGCCCATGCCACCCATAGCACCAGGACGACCACTGCGAGCTGCATCCTTACGCTGCATCTCGAGCTGCTTCGCCTTCCGTTTTCGTTCCTCGGTGGCCTCCAATTCTTTGTTCTATGCATTTATGAGTATTTGGCTGTGAAGGGGGGCACGAATGGCCCAAAAGAGCTCGCTTACTCGTGCAATAATCTCCTGGATGCGTTCCTCATGACTCTCCATGTCAAGGAATGTCTTGATTTGACTGATGGTAAGATTCTCGCGGTACCCGAGGGTTACTAGCTCATCAAAGGCACTGAGCAGTTCGTAGGCATTCTTAACGATCTCGCGCTCATCGAGGCTCTTGCAGGTGCTGGACACCACCTGTGCAAACAAGTGCAGAGAGTCGATGTCCTGCAGGATGTTCGACTGGCGGTTGGTAATGAGGACCATGTAAAGCTCGTCGAGGGGTTGGTAGACAAATCGAACGTTGTCTTGTTCGACGATGGTGTGTTGTGTACCGCTATCGGCGAGTTTCGGGAACGAGGCAAGGAGAGCTTCTATACGCGATCGTGGCATCTCTCGGAACTGTCTCGAGAGGACAGCTTTCCCTCCACGGGTGCAAATCGAAGCCGCAAGGACGACCTAGGTAGCATCAGTATGTGATGTAAGCAGGTGTGGTGATTGTAAATATTGCGCACCATCTTAGCTAGCTACTTCAAGCAGTTTTTGTTGATTGCGATGTAGTTTGCAAGTTGTTGAATGTTTGTCCCCTGGATGTTAGTAGGTAGAGCGGGCCAATATTCAAGTCAGGTCGGTGGGAGGTGCAGGAGTCAGTAGAGGTACGTACCTCCCCTCCAGGTACAGGCCACCTGGAAGAAGCTGTTAATTATGGAAGGGGGATTGACGATAAAGAGCACCTAAGCTCCCTAGTGGGTAgtagaaaaaatgacctccttaagtcttaggttacaaaaaataagtagtctaagaggtCTGGTCTAAGTACGATAAGATGACCTagtaatttcgtctctcatgcttctagcggccaattcttctgacaccctgagggCTCCATACCATGCACCTGCCCGCCTATCCAACGCTAGTCTTATTCAGGCAAGCGCCAGCCTCTCCCTGGCCTTTCACCTCTTCAGCCTTTCTGCTCGCCCTGGGGTCCACAGTCTGCTGAATCACTACCTAGCGATTTGCCTTTAGTACCGGCCTactagtacctacctaggcacCAAAGATTGCTGCTACCTACCGGACAAGTACCTCCCTACGCGCTTGCTACGGTTAGTGGCATCAATTTACCTTTGTCTAGGTACTACTCCGTAAGGTTGGCCCATTTGCCATTTTCACCTTTCACGTCAACGCAATCTGCTATTCAttcatttctttctttcaaaGGTGCAACAATCACAACACAAAACTCGGCTCATCTAGAGAACGTCGCGCGTTAACGTTCTTCTACTTTACACTCACACACAGAATCTGACTCACTTGATCAAATGTCGCATACCAGCTTAAATTGCATTTCCATTCAAGCTTGGTCTTTGACTGTTTGATATAGCCCATTACCGCGTCTGCAACCTATACCAGAGCTTGCGCCCCTGAAGCAGCCCCGACTTTGTTTCCTTTCGCGACGTATATCTCGTTGTAGATTGCgaatttttttcttcttttttttttttacatTTCTCAGCTTTTGGGCCTTCATCCTGACTTGCCTGCATAAGTCGAAGTGTTTTGACACCCAAAAACTCgccgaaaaaaaaaacatgaCGGAGATCGAAATGGAACTCGATATGGCCAAGTCGGGCTTCGACGGCCGAAACGAAGACGATATGATCGATTTTGACACCGAAATGGCAGACTCAGCCCAAGATTTGGAGAAGTTGGATGGTAATCTCGAAGGTGTGGATAGAGAGATggatgaagacgaggatgttATGAACCACCACACGTATGAGACGAACGGAATGATGGGCGAAGATGTTGAATTTGACCTTCACGATGTCGACGATACAGCACATAGTTCAGAACCTGTGGATTATGAAGTCAGCGAGGCCCCCGAGCTTCAAAAGCAAGAACCTGCTGTTATAGCACAATCGTCCAACGAGGAAGAGCAAGAATACGATAGTAACCCTAGGGATCCGAACGAAACAACCACCCAGAGAGACGATATTCCGGATGACGGCGCATCTACACATGAAATCGATTACGAATTTGAAGAAGACGCAGAACTTGACAAGCCTCAACAAGATGTGACTACCGAGACGGCAAATCAGCCAACAGATTCCGGGGAAGAGCAGGCAACCGATCTTGCTGCAAGCCACAAAATCCAGGAACCTGGCGATAGCACCCCTGTACCCGAACAAGACGCAGCCGAGCAAGTCCTGGAGGAAAAACATGCCTCTAGCAGTCATGCCGACCAAGACGAATTTCTGGATCCACAGGAAGTGCCGGCTGAACATGAGGGGTCCGTATTTGAAAACGTTGAGGCCGCGGACTTAGCCGTGGATGACCATGAGCAGGTAGATGCTTCTAACAGTAACCAAGAGTTCTACGAAGAAGAGCATACAGTCAGTCATGAAGAGGTCATAGCTCCAGGAACAGAACAAGATCTCGAAACTATTGGCGAAGTCAAAGTCACAGAAGATGATGGTTATGAAGTGGGAGAAGATGAACACAATGAAGACCAATTGATCGACCCCCAACATGCAGAACTTTCCGCTTCTGATGACGACTTGAACGGGAAGCCCAATGACGAGTTTCCCGCTATCACGGTACAGTATAAGGGAGACGAGTTCCCCATGTTTtctaccaccaccaacagcTTTTTTGCCGACACATCGGTTTTAGATCAGCCACTTGAGGAATTACTGGCTGGTCTCCGAACCGAACTGGAAAACGAGATTGCCGCGGATGACGACTTGGTACTCCAGGTCGACGAGCTCGGCCTCGAACTTTCAGAGGTGAGACAAAGGTTGATCTTCCGCCGAGAACCTGCTAACATGATGTACCAGGCAACACAAGGCGAACTCATGACAAATGTTACTTTTCGCCAAGTTCTTGAGATTTTTGATCTTCTTGTCAAGAACCAAGACCCTGACAGTTCACGGATCATGTATACTTATCTCTTTACTAAACCCAACGCAGAGAAGCGCCTCGAATCTCTCTTTAAGAGTACTACGGCAGGCAAGGGCCTTGACGAAGTTATTCACCTTTTCGAGACTCCTATGACGGTTGACACGGGCATGCTTGAAACAGCTGCGACAATCGATGGTGTCCATGAAGAGCTGGACGAATTCGACAGCCCGGTTGACGAAAACGCCGGTGACGGAGAGAATGGCAACGATCACCACGATGAGGAAGGGGAGGCAGAGGAGGCAGAGGAAACAGAGGAGGAAGGGGAGGCAGAGGCAGAAGTCGACGATGAATATTCAGCAAAAGAACATGCGAATCTTGACACTGCTATTCTTGAGGTCCAAGAAGCGGCCAGCCATGAGGGTGCTGGTCCGGACGACAAAGAAATTACTACTGAAACTCAAGTTGCAACACCAGCTAGTGCttcgatcaatgccgaggcacTACTGGAAGTCATCGAAGAACCTAATGCGGTTATCGAGAACGAAGGCCATGAACAAAACGGTAAAACAACCTCACCCTCCACCAGTTTCATTTGTTGCTACCACCCCGACTTCTGTCTCTGTGAACCTTGTGTCTCGGGGTATGTTGAGAAGCATAACCGAGAAGAAAGGGAATACCGGCAATCCCTGAAGGCCAATCACGGACTCGTTTACGATCAACAGCCTAATAGGCTAACCCCCAATTCCTTTCCTTACAAACATGCACACTCTATATCCGACTTCAGCACAACCTTTTCTTTCAATGATACTGACGAATTTTATCCAGCGCATGCTGAAAGTGATGCCGACCCATTTGCCAATTTCGATCTGGACGACGATGCTGAGGTGAACGACAACGTGGTTGCCGAAGCCACCGAAGAGATTGAAGAGACTGAAGAAGGTGGTTTCGGCGAACCTGAGGTCACCAGTGCCCAGACCAATGGCACAAGCACCACTACCACGCTgcaggaagaggaggacgcTGCGTTTTTCAACATCGACCTTGGCGAAGTTTCTACTGAAGCTGAAGCAACTGGCAAGGCCAACACTGGAGAGAACGACCTGGACGAAATCGATTGGAGGGACGAGCCTGAGGCAGATGATCAAGAGCCAACCACACCCTCTGCCGCTGGTAAGCGATCCCGCGGGGATGACGATGAACACGATGCGGAAGTTGAGCAAGGTACGGTGCAACACGTTCTCACAAATCGAGTTGACTAACATTGTGTAGATGCCAAACGTCGCCGTCCTTGAAACCTTCTACCCCAAACTAACTACCATAATCCTCCAATTTCGGCCAACGCTCTATCATCGTAACTAAAAGCAATAGCTGCCGGTAATTCGGCGCACAGTGAGGACCTGAGCTATTGATAGAAGGATATTTTGGCCGAGGTCATTGTCCAGTCCCACTGTTGCAGCGACTTTTCTGGTGGTAAGAAATCGGTTGTTTCCAAACAACTCAACATGGGCCAACGAAGCCCATGTGAGTGTCTTCAGCGTAGGTAAGTAATGAAATAGCGATGACTAACACAATAGGACGGCATGGCACTGCCTACGGGGCCAGAGCCTTTTTTCGGCCGTCGACGACATGgtctttgtttttgtttttttttgtttcgtACTCGTTGACGGTGACGGTGACACAAGTGTCGATACCCCTTCCTCTTTCAACTTAATAGTTTAGAACGAACTGCGATGCCTCAGTCGGTAAGAGAACTGGTGGTGGATTAGTTCTGTATGATATGGCTCGTGGGATGGAATTGAGGCGTTTTAGGGGGTGAAACTCAAAGCTACGGATATTGCTGGGAGTCGAAGCTTTGTGGAGGCGATTAAGACGAAGAGCATTCGTGATGGGGATCTATACTGAAGTCGGGGACAACTCAAAGGCACATATTGATGCTGGTATTGCCTTATCATAGAAAGTAATGCAAACTTACCAGCACCCGCAGGAAGTTGCTTTATTGAGTGAACGTTGATTCAGGATCTCGTAGGCCTTATAGCTGCCTCGACCCCGTGTATAGCATCTCACCAACTGTGTCACCAGCGCATTATATTGTTGTTGGTCAATTGATTTGCTTTGTTGTAGCTAAGGTGTGCTGCAATGCAGACGAGCTCCATGAATCAGAAACAAACTGGCTTGAAACAAATCATCCGTCGAGAATTAACTAGAGCCACCGTCTTAAGCAAAGACTAAACCATCCAGCATTAAAGGACGTCATGGATCCCCGTTTGAAGGTATCGGGTACATTAGGGGTTGATTAAGTTTGTGCGCTAAGCACGTCGATCAGGAACAAGACTTTAGCCGCCTAAAATGACAAGTGTGTCATATTTGCGGTGCAACAAAATCACGTATCAAAGCAGTCAGTCATATAATATTGTTTTCAAAGGTATTTTGTAGAATAGGTCTATGTAACTACCTAAGTATTGGCTTCAAGTTAACTACAGGTGGGTGAGGCTTAGATGTGGGAAATTTTAATGTGGCGTGCGGGAGGCGTTGTAGGGGGTGTTCTCGATCTATCTTGTCCGTATTCCGGACTGGCTTATCCATAGGTACCTCATACAGCGGAGCTGAGCGAGGCACTAATGAATTGCGGATgctaaaaaaaaagtacCCCATCCCCAAAATTCACTGATTTATCGATGCAGTGCGGGTTGCTGACGTGGACACGAGGACTCCATGGTTCAAACGGGACAAAATGGGACTGCTAGGAGGCAAGGAAAGGTTCCAGGGGGTTGACAACCTACTTTGAGGCGAGTGCACCTGAGTGGTAGTGGAAAGGTCGGTTGCAAGCAAGCTAAGGGGGAGAAGTTACATTTGTGTCCGTAGATACATAGGTACCATAGTGGGAAGATGTTGAACCCCTTGAATCAATCAACAATAAGCGAGCGCTAAGATGAAGTTGGGGAATCGATATAGAGAAAGATCTACGTCGAATCAACAAAGGTCATTCATTTATCTAGGCTATTCATTGATGGCATGATGTGGGTTAGGAGATTCCATTGTCTACAACACGTACTTGGCTTGTAGTAACGTAACTGTTGCTGTGCGTGATGTGTCGAGTTATTAGCTCAGGGGTGGGAAAGACCACTTTCATTGATCGTCTTCTGTCTAAGCCCCAGCCCTAGAAATTGAGTTCCTACTCCGTATCTGtctacttatatttattattcaGGCCAGCACAGGTGCATATCATGAGGGTAACCTGAGACTTCATCTCATCATATAACTAGGTAAGTACTAAAGCAGATTCATTTTCACAGGCAGTCAGTGAATTAGCAATTACTGCGTTTTGACACCTGGGTCTGTGCCAGGTTTTGTAACGCTACCGTTTTACCAATAAATTGTTTTATCTAATGGATGCTAGTAGTCTCTTTTCCAATAAATGGATCGTGGAATGAAGTGTCGTCAGATGCGGCGGGGGGAAATGCAAAAGAGCAAACGTAATGCACTGGAACTGTACGGGCCACCCAGTCATCCCTCAGGGCTTAGGTTTTTTTCGACTCCATCTTTATTGTAGTGTTTTCTAGGAAAGCACTGTAACGCCAGGGACAAGGACCTGACGCCAGGGGGGGCCTATGGGTCCATTGGCGCCCTCTTTTGAAACCTTTTGAACTCGGACTGCTTGAGGTTGGGTTGGGTGTACTTGGTCCCACACCTGTTGTTTCACTGCAACTCATGTACTTGTCTTCTCCACTTCTGGTTTTGTTCAAGCCTCCCGTCGCCTGTAGTCTACTGAACCCCCCTGTCTGGTCTCGTCAGGTCTGATCTGGCCTCCCCAAACTTTGTCTCTCCCACACAAAGTCAGACCCGACCTAACTAAGCTGCTCACTCGTCTCATCCACACTGCAGTAGCCTCTCCATTTTTGCAATCCAGCCAAGCTGTCCCTTTTTACCCTACTAACCCCCCTGCCATCTGCGAATATCGTCTCGTCTTGTCGCGCCTTACGAGCCTTTCACCTCCTGCTTGCTTGGTTTGACAAGACACGACCCTGTCAACTCTCGACACTCACGAATTCGATAACTATTCAACGAGACGA
This Fusarium poae strain DAOMC 252244 chromosome 3, whole genome shotgun sequence DNA region includes the following protein-coding sequences:
- a CDS encoding hypothetical protein (BUSCO:20952at5125), producing MVVLAASICTRGGKAVLSRQFREMPRSRIEALLASFPKLADSGTQHTIVEQDNVRFVYQPLDELYMVLITNRQSNILQDIDSLHLFAQVVSSTCKSLDEREIVKNAYELLSAFDELVTLGYRENLTISQIKTFLDMESHEERIQEIIARNKELEATEERKRKAKQLEMQRKDAARSGRPGAMGGMGGGMGSSGGMPRSPSYPSYNPPSQSNTSTYDSYEAEKNKSFGKPLAPKAKGMQLGKKSKTTDMFERVRGDMGSEIDNSPLVTPAPQQQAETPEPRVSSTFDRDAIHVAISETISAKLSREGAVNSLAVSGDLVLRISDPSLTKIRLGLQAVASHGVQFRTHPNVDRNLFNGSKIIQMSNTARGFPVNNAVGVLRWRASPKVDDPSACPITFTVWINKDGDKYNITVEYELTGGDALNDVSVVIPYAGSEPVVSSFDATYDVSGDAIEWSIGNVDDENPNGSFEFEAESGDENDFFPMTVRFNRSTPYIDVDVNTASLLEEDEEVTFSKEIKSHADNFLVE